In Ciona intestinalis chromosome 7, KH, whole genome shotgun sequence, the genomic window AAGTAACCGAAAACGCGCGCGACGTGACATCGGGAAAATGAGCACAAAACGGCGAAGATTGGAAGCCTCGGAACCCGGCAGGAATGCAGCAAATTTCCGGGAGCGATCAAGGATGCGAGTTCTAAGCAGAGCGTTTGAAACACTCAAGCAAAGTCTACCATGGGTGCCTAGCGACACGAGGCTGTCAAAACTTGACACTTTAAAGTTGGCTTGCTTTTATATAAACCACCTCAGTATCACTGTGCAACGAAACTGTCATAGTCTATCAGAAAGTTCTGGTTGTAGAGCAAGCTACATctattagtttgttttaatattcatgcaatacataaaacatttttaattgtgtGTGCTGTGTGGTTATTGCTACAgaagcaaataaaataatattttgatcCCCAAATATAACCTGTTTACGATATCTATGGCATGTAAACAACATAGAGATCGTAATTTGCAATTTTAACAGTATTTCTATGTTGTCACAcgtttgctttttattttctgcaaGATTTCTGCAAATTTTTAACGAAGAAAGCAAAGTATACATATATTTCGGTGTCATTTTGTTCGGTTTTTGAtagttttttcaaaatgtcAAGTTACAGCGGAAAAACAGTGGCCGGTTCGGACGGTAGCGATCATTCCTTCCGTGAGAAAGTTGCTTCGCAATACAAGACAAGCGCGAGCCTAAAATCGACCATAAAGACTCTATTTCTGCTCTCATTTTTGCCAATGCTTGTAGTCCTGATTCATATCATGCAAGAAGACTTGGAAATAAGGTTCCTGAACGTGGATCTTCCCCAAGTTGAAGTTTGGCAATACGTTTACATGTTAGCACCCTTTATAACCTTCATTGGGTATTCGTCTTTGCATAAAAACAAAGCTACACAAATGtcgatttatatttatttctcaCTTGCAACTTTAGTACCAGCTTTGTTATACAAAGCCTGGTTAAATTTTACGAATCCTTCACAaacaacattgtttaaaatgccgCTTTCAgtattaaactatatatttgtgGTATTAACCATATTAATGCATGCGTATTCATTGTTCTGTGCTTCTAAACTTGTAAAAGCTTGGAAACAGAAAGGGtacaaatcaaaataaatgaatattttaagaaaaaatctcaaaaatgTGCCCTGCTTTTTAAATTAGGtgttgtttacaattttttatggCAAAAATTTGTTCCTTCTTTTATTTTTCGCATAAAACAAGCCTTAGCCGTATACCTTTGATTTTAATGGATGCAATATTCTTTATTGGCTTTAGTTGTGTGTGGACTGTGGAAAGTGTCTTATAGGTTTTGTGTGTAAGTGTAACATAGAATATAgtgggtgggagaagatgggacactttttattcaactttctggcttcatttggtagtaaacaaagaacattcaaataaaaatgaaaccacaacctcacgactctcataaaccgttgttaattgtttaaaacacaatcggaatgtttggatattttatgtgctaaaggtgtcccgtctccccccactctactgtatctCTTATTAAGCAGTTGGTTGGACATTATTTTTGactgttatgtttttgtagcaccagatcactACTGTATAGAGAAGGTGATTCATTGGTGTTTTTGTTCGGGAATTGGGATTTAGGTTGTcaggttttaaatgtttgtttttttaagaatttcaACCCATTCCTTCATTAGTGTCTTTTATGATTTATGGATTTGTAAATTGCCAATAATTATTCTGCAAATCTGGTTATAGTGTTCTAACTTCTAtctaaagcatttttttttcactaaaatgaaaaatcatgTTGTAGAAAAGTGTTGCTAACTAGTAACTAAAAGCCTtacgattttttttctaaaatattgcAATAGTAAttcaatacaatttaaaatatgtttattgctATTATTATATTTCGATATATTGAAAAATCCCTAACGAGGTCATGTTTATGGGTTAAAAACTCAATTTCCTTGGAAAATAACTTTAACAATTtcgtattttgttttaaagattCTGATAATGGATATGGTAGCTGAACCTTCGGTAATGGACGTACTTCCAGAGGAAATTCTAGAAAAGATTTTCCGCTTTTTGTGTCCTTACCAAGAATTTGATGTTGCCGCCCTCGTGTGTAAGAAGTGGCATCGAATTATCAGAGGGGTGGAAAAAAACTTGAACTCAGTTCTTGAAAAACGATTAAAAAGTGGAGAAGTTGAACTGTATACTGTAGAAGAGAATACGACTTATAATCCAAAGCACAGAAGTGATCATTCAGTTTGCTACAATGACTATGTAAGATCTTTGTTTGTATTTGGGGGAAGTGGATCCAATAATACGTTTTTTAACGATTTATTCCAACTTGATATGAATACTTTAATATGGACGAGACCTGTATGTCAGGGTAAGATACCTCCACCTAAAGCCAGCTGTTGCTTCTGCAGTTATAAACAATATCTATTGCTGTTTGGTGGAAGGAACCCGCCGAGACCGAGTTTATTTGGGAACACAGGACTGGATCATTTTTCTAACGCTCTTCATGTTTATGATACGATTCAAAGCAAATGGACGCTTAAGCCTTTCACATCTGACAGTTCTCCACCACCCATGGCTTCATCcaaatgttgtgtttttgttgatgATTTTGACCCAGAGTTGGTGATCTTAGGTGGTGGTTTAGAATCTAATATGGTTGGTACTTCTATCAGTAATAATAGTATTTGGTGCCTCAGTCTAACAACGTGGACATGGCAGAAACAAACACAATGCTTTTTAAATAGGGGAGTGGAGGACGGAACGATTGTAAAAGCTGAGCCTATAACTAGTACATTGAGCCCGTGTACAATATTTGTGGTGCTTTGGAAGAGTTCTGTACCTTGTCCCTTCCTTCTTTACAAGAGCGGTTTTTGTGAATGGTCGTGGAGGGGCTTGTCGATCAATTTCTCAGATTATGGAATAAAAACGCAGCACCCCTGGTTGTTATGTGTGGGAAATTCATTAGTTTTTTTGGAAACCAGCGAAAAATCGACCGCCTCCGAACATTCAAGGCATATTTACCCTTCTTCGGAACAAAATCAATTATCAATTAGAGCAATAAACCGACATAaaaatgttggtttatttattaaccaAGCTcttgttgattttaaaactcTAGAATCTTGTTTATTGCCCGTATCTGAACATTATGTTCTTCCTGAGGCAAATCTAGAGTTGAAATTAAGTTTTACAATCCCCTATTGTTCCCATGTTATGTTAGGACGTGGGGAGATTTTAATATCTGGTGTTTCAACGAACAAAATGAGCAATGGTATACCAATATATTTAATCAAGGCTAAACCATAGGAGAAATTTGCAGGCACATTATATGCACCAAACCTGGTACTGATTGTTACAGTACACAAAACTCCAGGACTAGTTAGCCTGCCTGCCCTACTACACCATGTTTGGTACATATGTGCCAAACCATAGGACAAAATCGGCATGCAAtgataggcgccaaacctggggtggcagggtggacaGACGCATCCCTGCCCTGGAGTTTTGTGCACTGTATTAATCAGTAAGCATCCtaaccaataaaataaatttgtaacgTTGGTCAGCAATTAATCAGCCATCTCTACCCCgaattttaatgtttggcACCAACGGGTtgacattttattatatatgaagCTGTATTTTCCTGACTGTTTGTATGTAACAAAATACTATGATTACAAAATTTTcaagtatatataaaacattataaagtgaatatataattatttaatgttattttttatgtctTTTTTTGCGAAATTTTTGAAGCGAGTTTATTGCtgtgattttataatttctgaTTTCCTATTATTTGTTCATAACACATtcctttatattttagaacacAAGAATGAGTTATTGTTTCAAGGCATTGTTTGTAATAATTGTAGCCATTGTGACATATTCGTTCATACAACCTGATGATTATGACACGggtatgtgatgtcataattaactcatgtgatgtcataattaactCATGTGATGTCATGTTTAACtcatgtgatgtcataattaactCATGTAATGTCATAATGTTCATTAAAGTGGTTAGATCGCCTGCATTCAGCACAGAGGTTACAGATTCAAAGCGtcatgctgctaccattgtggttcAGTGgctgtatgtgtccttgggcaagagacttaacagaaattgctccaacccagtaaccagtaatgggttgtctatattatcagccatagagaaaaataatcacccataaagttacataaagCCCATAAAGTCGTTTTCTTGctacatgaggataaatagttacattcacttattattacatcaccaGGTATATtaaagaacaagagagttttGATAACCGGTGCAAGCCAGAACATAGGGGAGGAACTTGCGACACAGTATGCACAAAGTGGGGCCAAGATCGTCATAACTGCACGAAGAGAAGACAAACTAAAAGAAGTAGGCGAcaacttcttctttttttgGGGGTGTTAAGGGGGCTGTTCTtatgcttttaaataaattgtgttaTTTCCGGAACccagttttgtttattttttgctgtTGCTTTTTCATGGTTCGTGGCCCCTTCAGAAACACTCAACACCTGGGACCCCTGCTctatcaataaaataacctacatttgttttaacgtaTTTACGACCGTTATTTTTTTCACCACTTAACAAACAATTCACCTCTAAAATATACAAAGCCGAGAGCCAAGGtctgtttgtttattaaaagttgGGTCTAATCCTGTTCCTAAATGAAAGTTCGGGCTAGGAGCATGGTCTACATGGTGTTTATTGTTAGTCAGTAGTTTGTGGTGTCAATAAACCTTGTGGTATCATTAGTAGTTCTAATATTGGGATCTTCTAACAACCTTAACATTATTTTAGGTTGCAGCAAAATGCCGCAAAGCTGGTGCGACATCTGTGGATTATATTGTTGCCGATATGGCTGATATTGAACAAGTTAAGAATGTGGTGAAAGATGCAGTTGCTTTGTTAGGTACGtttataggcgccaaacctggggtggcagggtaggcaggtgAACCCTGAggttttctgcactgcattaattagtaaacataGCGATCAAATTTGTTCGATAGAAATGCAATCCTAACTATCcggcctcccctgcattttaaaatttttggtgCCTATGATGCTAGTTTTATAGCTTTGTGGAAATAAGTTCCTGTCTTTATTCTATATAACAATTTCAGGCTGGAGTGTGAGATTAGGAGTGCATGGAAATAACATGTTTACCGTTTAAATATATCCTGTTGTCATAGCACGTAGGGGACCACTGAGCCAATTTACAAGAGTTTTGATAGTGTTTTACTActtgtatttactatttagttTCATGTTTTGGAAgagagataaataagtttgatAAATAAGTGTTGATATTTTCCACCATACCCCcttatgtatatattgttaatgtaTTGTTCATGTATACTCCACAGGTGGTTTAGACCAACTTGTATTAAACCACGTAACTGGGTTGAACCATCCTGGGATGTGGAACAATTCACAGTTTAATTTGGATTATGCTCAAAAGTGAGTGTTCGTATATCTCATTCTCTCTGTCTATTTAggcaccttatgctcactgttaattTCGCACACCTCATTCTTATTATCATTTATAAGcacatcatgctcactatcAAACATTTAGCCCTTACTGTCTAAAACCTACTAGTTTCatacaaataacaaattatggCGCTAGACCATTTAAACCAAGATATTTCCCTTTGAGCCAAGCGATTGTTATCTATGTGGtttgcacctcatgctcgctatctttttacacaaaaaaatcttgttttatattaacctTAACCTGAATAACTGATTAATCAAGATTTTTACAGTTCAGCTATTGTAAACTATGTGAGTTACATCCATCTATCCACGCACGCCATTCCTCATCTAACGGAATCAAATGGGAACCTTATTGTTGTTTCATCACTGGCTGGTGGGTTATGTGGATTTTTGGGTTGGATTAAATGGGAATATGtgtttgtgtagtttttaaaacaggtaTCATTTTGGAGGGAGATGGGCAAACTACTTATATAAAATGGAATATGTTTCTATACTAAAGTTTAGGTTTTAAGTTGTTGACATTAGTGGTCATGGTCATGGGGCACTCGAGTGgccactaataggttgtagcaccctgggtgttggggtaattggcaaACTTTGGCTTGGTGTGCGACTGTGCAGGGCCTCACTTAGTACAATAATCCAAATAGTGCTTTTACTGGTGTTTGGATAATGaaccaactgtggcctaaacactggcctaaatccctctGTGGCCTAAAAACTATGTCTAACAATTGTGGTCTAAATTTCataacaaggacctcacccacatagaatagatcACCCGAGGAACCAGTTGTTAAACAGTTAATATCCACACAAGTAAATCCTATTGTTATACCCCAGGTCATGTCCCTACAATAAACACTGCAATATACGGGGCAACCAAAGCCTCATTGAATCACTTCTATGCGAGTTTAAGACTTGAAATGATGGCAAGTGAAAGGGACCCATATTCCATCACTATCTGCATGATGGGACCCATTGAAACTGATCGAAGCAGATGGAGCAAATTGTAAGATTTCtatactttgtttaattaaaaaatgcttgattttgtaagaaacaaaagaaatattatacaattaataattttattttttcaaatttaataaaaattttaaatttaataatttcaaattaagaaaccaaatttttaaatttaacaattacatttatttatgtccaaagttatgtaaaaacaacaagaagttcttttttaaataaataatcaaaatgTTTGTAGCAAATGGGTCATGGGTGTTTGATATCGATATTCAATCTTTGTTTCGCTGCTGGTTAATTCTTGTAAGTTTAGTTTAATAAGTTAAACTATGATTCCAGTCCAGATAAAGTAAACATGAAAGGCAACCCAATAGATGATACTGCTGCACAGATTATTAAAGGTaactgtttcatatacaccttgtgcacgTATTTTATGGTTTTGCACAAGGACAAATGAACCTAAACCCGCGGGACAAgacattcattataacacaagtgttctgtttcatacatctcatgcccgcttacaaggtaccacctatgtaacttatgtatcctcacatggcggggcaatgacagtcgttataacatgggtgttctgtttaatacacctcatgcccgcttacaagttaccatgtatgtaacttatttatcctcacatggcggggcaacgacagtcgttataacacctgtgttctgtttaatacacctcatgcccgcttacaagttagtGAAGTAACCATGGATAACTGTGTAGGCGATTgattaatgtatggctgacaattggGACAACTtcttagtgatcactgggttttATCAATTTAGTGTCCTGTCCAAGcaaccatataaaatattttctatttttttacaataaattttacaaaaattctttaaattctATGACAGCTGGTACAACACGGAgatcatatttatttatcccaTGGTGGACGAAATATGCAAGCGCTGTAAAAGCGATTCCAAGTCAACTGGTCGACCGCATGTTTCTCAAGATATtctacaataaataaataaacattgtattGGCAAAATGATAACTTTGAATTGGttgtatacatttattttggtttatataatattcaacAAATAGTATTTTCCAATGTTTGATTAGATTTTGTGATATAATTgtcgccaaacctggggtggcagggtaggcagtcCTAACCTGggattttgtaaaactagctgtcaaaaatactgaagttaCGGTCAAATTCAACTTAACTTATAgtaacacctgtgaaaagtggtgcaaccaattcaaaggttattgttttgttgacactttgtaaaactagctgtcaaaaatactgaagtgtcggtcaaatacaacttaacttatataatcACCTGTGAAaatggtgcaaccaattcaaggttattgttttgttgacactttttGAATTTCCTCAAATGCTATCCGaataacattaacaatatGCAGTGATTTAAgcaattatttaacaaatattcttCTCTAATTTGTTTACTGTGTTTTTGTGATTTAATTTCACAACTGCAactcaaaatgtaaaaatattcaaaatgattttttttcaactgtattaaaactttgttttggtAAACTTCTATGCAGTTTAAATTGGTTGATCAAACATGCATTAaaactgtaatttttttataaatttgtataaacttttttatataaaactcaCCTGCAATTTATTCTATAAGTtcatacagtgaggcatgccatggtaTCTGGGGTGTAGCcatagttggcccattaccccaacactttATACccataatgtaatatatatgagTAAGAccctacagtgtggcatgctATGGGATCTTCAAATGAATACCACAGCTGCCCCATCACCCTCTAAGCCTACAGTTCATTTTGTTCATGATTTTTGaagtgttaatttttttaattgattttctACTACTACTGCCTTGATTGTAAAATGCAAGTATTTATTTCTTGATGCTAGTGAAGATTCCCCCCCCATGTTATCTGCTTACCCccaactaccaacctctaacacttcccaccagcTTAATGGTAATATGTAACATATCTGAAGATTCTTCACTGGTGCCAatttctttaatttgtttaatctttGTTGCAGATATGATTTATAGTTAACTATGGTAGGCTTATGTAAACTGCATTTCCCTTTATACTGTTGCCAATGTATAGAAGGGACAAGGTTCATAGTAGCTGGAGGGGGAGGAGCTGCCAAGACAGGAGTTAAGAACTGTGTGGTAAGTGGGTGTGGGTGGGGGGTGTGCCTATGGTGGTTGGGAAGTTTTATTGCCTACAAAGGCAAAGGGGGGAGATGTGTCACccggcacagttggttagcagcGCGCATGCCTATAACAAGGCTGGTCGGTCCGACTATTGGGGCCTATGTTTCATTGTGCActtacggcaattgctccaacccagtggtctctaatgggttgtccaaattgtcaaccataagAAAAAACGATATTAATGGACAGTGAGCACAAGGTTTGCTTCTTAAAACACTtaaatatcaacaaaaaaaatgttgtctgtttgaaaaaaatatattgaaatatctttttttaatacctTTTATCCCCCTAGCAATTACTTGAAGTAAATAAAGTGAAGCGAAAATGCGAAGCCACCACATTGGAGCAACTAGATACAGGGATACATGCAGTGATGAATATGTCAGCTGTTCCTGTTGGGAAAGGTGAAAATTTTACTATAAACACTTACATATATAATGCTAAACAGTTACAcgtttaacttatataaagaAAACTTTAGGCAACGatttcaaggttattgtttcgttgacactttgtaaaactagctgtcaataATACTAAAGTGTCAGTCAAAActtaaactatataaacacttgtgaaaagtggtgcaaccaattcaaggttattgttttgttgacactttgtaaaactagctgtcaaaaatactgaagtgtcagTCAAAACTTAAGTTATATAAACActtgtgaaaagtggtgcaactaattcaaggttattgttttggtGACACTTAGTAAACCTAGCTgataaaaatactaaagtgttggtcaaatacaacttaacctatattagggatgcacattacagattcgaatccatgagatgcgaatccttttgtatccgaatctaattacgggattcggtattctgtttaggGACGTCATCACACACCACcttataaactatattaacaatttttaaaacttaataattttgaaaaaaaatatttttgtgtttgtgggacttttgAGAGTATTTGTTacgcaacgtcttttcatagcctgctataggtttcatgacgcaaaaactacccaatagtacaatttttgatcatcttacagctcatgatccaacaaggctgctataaaagagtctataaactgacttatgttcgtaaaattcattttccttataaatataaaaagattcgaaattctagattcgaaataaagtattctaggaaatcctagaatacctaactattctgtaatgtgcatccctaacctatataaacacctgtgaaaagtggtgcaaccaattcaaggttattgttttgttggaaCTGTGTAAAACGGTCTGTAAGAGTAGTTAGAATTACCAACTTTGTACAAATAGTGTGGCCTTAAGTTT contains:
- the LOC113474373 gene encoding transcription factor 21-like, with the translated sequence MNTNLEEKFFDDILPEDFVQLCSNIDYDVFDLSDCDVEYDDVLLRCEESIVDGRSCTNCDVKDRTKLETRDETEKIIEPSNRKRARRDIGKMSTKRRRLEASEPGRNAANFRERSRMRVLSRAFETLKQSLPWVPSDTRLSKLDTLKLACFYINHLSITVQRNCHSLSESSGCRASYIY
- the LOC100186310 gene encoding protein jagunal homolog 1-A isoform X1 — encoded protein: MLSHVCFLFSARFLQIFNEESSVFDSFFKMSSYSGKTVAGSDGSDHSFREKVASQYKTSASLKSTIKTLFLLSFLPMLVVLIHIMQEDLEIRFLNVDLPQVEVWQYVYMLAPFITFIGYSSLHKNKATQMSIYIYFSLATLVPALLYKAWLNFTNPSQTTLFKMPLSVLNYIFVVLTILMHAYSLFCASKLVKAWKQKGYKSK
- the LOC100186310 gene encoding protein jagunal homolog 1-A isoform X2, which produces MSSYSGKTVAGSDGSDHSFREKVASQYKTSASLKSTIKTLFLLSFLPMLVVLIHIMQEDLEIRFLNVDLPQVEVWQYVYMLAPFITFIGYSSLHKNKATQMSIYIYFSLATLVPALLYKAWLNFTNPSQTTLFKMPLSVLNYIFVVLTILMHAYSLFCASKLVKAWKQKGYKSK
- the LOC100176102 gene encoding hydroxysteroid 11-beta-dehydrogenase 1-like protein, whose protein sequence is MSYCFKALFVIIVAIVTYSFIQPDDYDTGILKNKRVLITGASQNIGEELATQYAQSGAKIVITARREDKLKEVAAKCRKAGATSVDYIVADMADIEQVKNVVKDAVALLGGLDQLVLNHVTGLNHPGMWNNSQFNLDYAQNSAIVNYVSYIHLSTHAIPHLTESNGNLIVVSSLAGHVPTINTAIYGATKASLNHFYASLRLEMMASERDPYSITICMMGPIETDRSRWSKFPDKVNMKGNPIDDTAAQIIKAGTTRRSYLFIPWWTKYASAVKAIPSQLVDRMFLKIFYNK